A single genomic interval of Mycobacterium sp. DL592 harbors:
- a CDS encoding WhiB family transcriptional regulator, with the protein MSATRPAARRTSAVSVHGSIHGADGEARIAWVSKALCRSTDPDELFVRGAAQRKAAVICRHCPVMAECGADALDNRVEFGVWGGMTERQRRALLKQHPEVVSWSEFFSSQRKHRSVS; encoded by the coding sequence GTGTCAGCTACTCGGCCCGCTGCCCGCAGGACCAGCGCAGTTTCGGTACACGGTTCCATCCACGGCGCGGACGGCGAAGCCCGCATCGCCTGGGTATCCAAGGCTCTGTGCCGATCCACTGATCCTGATGAGCTCTTCGTTCGTGGTGCGGCCCAGCGCAAAGCGGCCGTCATCTGCCGTCATTGCCCGGTCATGGCCGAGTGCGGCGCCGACGCCCTGGACAACCGGGTGGAATTCGGTGTGTGGGGCGGCATGACCGAACGTCAGCGCCGCGCTCTGCTCAAGCAGCACCCCGAGGTCGTGTCCTGGTCGGAGTTTTTTTCCTCGCAGCGCAAGCACCGCAGCGTCAGCTAA
- a CDS encoding ArsA family ATPase: protein MSGAPATLDMKSILTDRSNRVVVCCGAGGVGKTTTAAAMAVRAAEYGRTVVVLTIDPAKRLAQALGIRELGNEPQRVPLAPEVTGELHAMMLDMRRTFDDMVVEHSGPERAQAILDNQFYQTVATSLAGTQEYMAMEKLGQLLGQDRWDLVVVDTPPSRNALDFLDAPKRLGSFMDGRLWRLLLAPGKGIGRLVTGVVGLAMKAMSTILGSQMLSDASAFVQSLDSTFGGFREKADRTYELLKRRGTQFVVVSAAEPDALREASFFVDRLSDEGMPLAGLILNRTHPTLCSLTVERAVDGAEELRSRGAKNGDLLAAAVLDIHADRAQTAKREIRLLSRFTGANPHVPWIGVPSLPFDVSDLDALQAIADQIVGETA from the coding sequence ATGAGTGGCGCACCTGCAACGCTCGACATGAAGTCGATCCTGACCGACCGGTCCAACCGGGTCGTGGTGTGCTGCGGCGCCGGCGGTGTCGGCAAGACCACCACCGCGGCGGCGATGGCGGTGCGCGCCGCCGAGTACGGCCGCACGGTGGTGGTGTTGACCATCGACCCGGCCAAGCGGCTGGCGCAGGCCCTGGGCATCAGGGAACTGGGCAACGAGCCGCAGCGGGTTCCGTTGGCCCCCGAGGTGACCGGCGAACTGCACGCGATGATGCTCGACATGCGTCGCACATTCGACGACATGGTGGTCGAACACTCGGGACCTGAACGCGCACAAGCGATTTTGGACAACCAGTTCTATCAGACCGTTGCGACGTCGTTGGCGGGCACGCAGGAGTACATGGCGATGGAGAAGCTCGGGCAGCTGCTCGGGCAGGACCGCTGGGACCTGGTCGTGGTGGACACCCCGCCGTCGCGTAACGCCTTGGACTTCCTGGACGCCCCCAAGCGGCTGGGCAGTTTCATGGACGGCCGGCTGTGGCGGCTGCTGCTGGCTCCCGGCAAGGGCATCGGGCGCCTGGTGACCGGCGTGGTGGGCCTGGCGATGAAGGCGATGTCGACGATCCTCGGCTCGCAGATGCTCTCGGACGCCTCGGCGTTCGTGCAGTCGCTGGACTCGACCTTCGGTGGCTTCCGGGAGAAGGCCGACCGCACCTACGAACTGCTCAAGCGGCGCGGCACCCAGTTCGTGGTGGTCTCGGCGGCCGAGCCGGACGCGCTGCGGGAGGCGTCGTTCTTCGTCGACCGGCTCTCCGATGAGGGGATGCCGCTGGCCGGGCTGATCCTCAACCGCACCCACCCGACGTTGTGCTCGCTGACCGTGGAACGCGCCGTCGACGGTGCCGAAGAGTTGCGCAGTCGCGGGGCCAAGAACGGCGACCTGCTGGCCGCGGCGGTGCTGGACATCCACGCCGACCGGGCGCAGACCGCCAAACGGGAGATCCGGCTGCTGTCACGTTTCACCGGAGCCAACCCGCACGTGCCGTGGATCGGGGTGCCGTCCCTGCCATTCGACGTCTCCGACCTCGACGCACTGCAGGCCATCGCCGATCAGATCGTCGGCGAGACGGCGTGA
- a CDS encoding ArsA-related P-loop ATPase, which yields MMATTSSDGSAVGWPSRLTKARLHFVTGKGGTGKTTVAAALALTLAAGGRRVLLVEVEGRQGIAQLFDVPPLPYEESKIATADGGGHVNALAIDIEAAFLEYLDMFYNLGIAGRAMRRIGAIEFATTIAPGLRDVLLTGKIKESVVRVDRNKKPVYDAIVVDSPPTGRIARFLDVTKAVSDLAKGGPVHSQAEGVVRLLHSEQTAIHLVTLLEALPIQETIEAIEELEELDLPIGSVIVNRNIPPFLAPADLAKAAEGDIDADAVRAGLGKAGITLEDADFAGLLTETIEHATRIRARSESAEQLDRLKVPRLELPTIADGVDLGSLYELAETLAQQGVR from the coding sequence CTGATGGCGACCACTTCAAGCGACGGCAGCGCCGTCGGCTGGCCTTCCCGCCTGACCAAAGCACGTCTGCACTTCGTGACGGGCAAAGGCGGTACCGGCAAGACCACCGTCGCCGCGGCGTTGGCGTTGACCCTGGCGGCCGGTGGGCGGCGGGTACTGCTCGTGGAAGTCGAAGGGCGCCAAGGCATTGCGCAGTTGTTCGATGTGCCGCCGCTGCCCTACGAGGAGTCCAAGATCGCCACCGCCGACGGTGGCGGGCATGTGAACGCCCTGGCCATCGACATCGAGGCCGCGTTCCTGGAGTACCTCGACATGTTCTACAACCTGGGCATCGCGGGTCGGGCGATGCGCCGGATCGGGGCCATCGAGTTCGCCACCACCATCGCGCCCGGGCTGCGTGACGTCCTGCTCACCGGCAAGATCAAGGAATCGGTGGTCCGAGTGGACCGCAACAAGAAGCCGGTGTACGACGCCATCGTCGTCGACTCTCCCCCGACGGGGCGTATCGCGCGGTTCCTGGACGTCACCAAGGCGGTGTCGGACCTGGCCAAGGGCGGTCCGGTGCACTCCCAGGCGGAGGGCGTGGTGCGGCTGCTGCATTCGGAGCAGACCGCCATCCACCTCGTCACCCTGCTGGAGGCACTGCCCATTCAGGAGACCATCGAGGCAATCGAGGAACTCGAAGAGCTCGACCTGCCCATCGGCAGCGTGATCGTCAACCGCAACATCCCGCCGTTCCTGGCCCCTGCCGACCTGGCGAAGGCCGCCGAGGGCGATATCGACGCCGACGCCGTGCGGGCCGGGCTCGGCAAGGCCGGCATCACGCTGGAGGACGCCGATTTCGCCGGGCTGCTGACCGAGACCATCGAGCATGCCACCCGGATCCGGGCCAGGTCGGAAAGCGCCGAACAGCTCGACCGGTTGAAGGTGCCGCGGCTGGAACTGCCCACCATCGCCGACGGTGTCGATCTCGGCAGCCTCTATGAACTCGCCGAAACGCTTGCGCAGCAAGGAGTCAGGTAA
- a CDS encoding DUF4177 domain-containing protein: MSEPTTWEYATIPLLTHATKQILDQWGADGWELVAVLPGPTGEQHVAYLKRPK, encoded by the coding sequence ATGAGCGAACCGACGACATGGGAATACGCCACCATCCCGTTGCTGACCCACGCGACCAAACAGATCCTCGACCAGTGGGGCGCCGACGGCTGGGAACTGGTGGCCGTTCTGCCGGGCCCGACCGGTGAGCAGCACGTCGCCTACCTCAAGCGCCCGAAGTGA
- a CDS encoding RidA family protein produces the protein MSSAGGQERSAAGNVTARLAELGLTLPTVVKPLAAYVPAVRTGNLVYTAGQLPLSAGELTDTGKVGADVSPERAKAAARLCALNALAAIDALVGVDTITKVVKVVGFVASAPGFNGQPGVINGASELLGEVFGEAGAHARSAVGVSELPLDAPVEVELIVEVG, from the coding sequence GTGAGCAGCGCCGGCGGGCAAGAGCGCAGCGCCGCGGGGAATGTCACCGCGCGGCTCGCCGAACTGGGCCTGACGCTGCCAACGGTGGTCAAGCCGTTGGCGGCCTATGTGCCCGCGGTGCGCACCGGAAACCTCGTCTACACCGCAGGCCAACTCCCGCTGTCGGCCGGTGAGCTCACCGACACCGGCAAGGTCGGCGCAGACGTCAGCCCCGAACGGGCCAAGGCCGCAGCACGGCTGTGCGCGCTGAACGCCCTGGCCGCCATCGACGCACTCGTCGGCGTCGACACGATCACCAAGGTCGTCAAGGTCGTCGGATTCGTCGCCTCTGCACCAGGGTTCAACGGACAGCCCGGTGTCATCAACGGGGCCTCCGAACTCCTGGGTGAGGTGTTCGGCGAGGCGGGTGCGCACGCCCGCTCCGCCGTCGGCGTCTCCGAACTGCCGCTGGACGCACCGGTCGAGGTGGAGCTCATCGTGGAGGTGGGGTGA
- a CDS encoding MBL fold metallo-hydrolase: protein MTHPAYGVLRPVTGTASVLLCNNPNVMTLEGTNTWVLRGPGSDEMVVVDPGPDDDEHLARLAELGTIPLVLISHKHEDHTGGIDKIVDLTGAVVRSVGSGFLRGLGGPLTDGEVIDAAGLRITVMATPGHTADSLSFLVDDAVLTADTVLGRGTTVIDDEDGSLSQYLDSLRRLQGLGRRRVLPGHGPELDDLAAVSAMYLAHREERLEQVRAALRTLGEDATARQVVEHVYTDVDEKLWDAAEKSVRAQLDYLRAR, encoded by the coding sequence GTGACCCACCCCGCCTACGGCGTCCTGCGGCCCGTCACCGGTACCGCTTCGGTCCTGCTGTGCAACAACCCCAACGTCATGACGCTGGAGGGCACCAACACCTGGGTGCTACGCGGCCCCGGCAGCGACGAGATGGTGGTCGTCGACCCCGGGCCCGACGATGACGAGCACCTCGCCCGCCTGGCCGAGCTCGGCACGATTCCGCTGGTGCTGATCAGCCACAAGCACGAGGACCACACCGGCGGCATCGACAAGATCGTGGACCTCACCGGCGCGGTGGTGCGGTCGGTGGGCAGCGGTTTCCTGCGCGGTCTCGGCGGGCCGCTGACCGACGGTGAGGTCATCGACGCCGCCGGGCTGCGCATCACGGTGATGGCCACCCCCGGCCACACCGCCGACTCACTGTCCTTCTTGGTCGACGACGCGGTGCTCACCGCCGACACCGTGCTCGGCCGCGGCACCACCGTGATCGACGACGAGGACGGCAGCCTGAGCCAGTACCTCGACTCGCTGCGACGGCTGCAGGGGTTGGGACGGCGGAGGGTGCTGCCCGGCCACGGTCCCGAACTCGACGACCTCGCCGCCGTCAGCGCCATGTACCTGGCGCATCGCGAGGAGCGGCTCGAGCAGGTCCGGGCGGCGTTACGCACGCTCGGTGAGGACGCCACGGCACGCCAAGTCGTCGAGCACGTCTACACCGATGTCGACGAGAAGTTATGGGATGCCGCGGAGAAGTCCGTGCGCGCCCAGCTCGACTACCTGCGGGCCCGCTAG
- the crp gene encoding cAMP-activated global transcriptional regulator CRP: MDEILARAGIFQGVEPSAVSALTKQLQPVDFPRGHTVFAEGEPGDRLYIIISGKVKIGRRSPDGRENLLTIMGPSDMFGELSIFDPGPRTSSATTITEVRAVSMDRDALRAWIADRPEIAEQLLRVLARRLRRTNNNLADLIFTDVPGRVAKQLLQLAQRFGTQEGGALRVTHDLTQEEIAQLVGASRETVNKALADFAHRGWIRLEGKSVLISDSERLARRAR; this comes from the coding sequence GTGGACGAGATCCTGGCGAGGGCCGGAATCTTCCAGGGGGTTGAACCCAGCGCCGTTTCCGCGCTGACCAAACAACTGCAGCCGGTTGATTTCCCGCGGGGGCACACCGTGTTCGCCGAAGGCGAGCCCGGTGACCGGCTCTACATCATCATTTCCGGCAAGGTGAAGATCGGCCGGCGGTCCCCGGATGGCCGGGAGAACCTGCTGACGATCATGGGCCCGTCGGACATGTTCGGCGAGCTGTCGATCTTCGACCCGGGTCCGCGGACCTCGAGCGCCACCACCATCACCGAAGTGCGTGCGGTCTCGATGGACCGTGACGCGCTGCGGGCCTGGATCGCCGACCGCCCCGAGATCGCCGAGCAACTGCTGCGCGTGCTGGCCCGCCGGCTGCGCCGCACCAACAACAACCTGGCCGATCTGATCTTCACGGACGTGCCGGGCCGGGTGGCCAAGCAGCTGCTGCAGCTGGCCCAGCGCTTCGGCACCCAGGAGGGCGGCGCGCTACGCGTCACCCACGACCTGACGCAGGAAGAGATCGCTCAGCTGGTGGGCGCCTCGCGCGAGACGGTGAACAAGGCGCTGGCCGACTTCGCCCACCGCGGGTGGATCCGCCTGGAAGGCAAGAGCGTGCTGATCAGCGACTCCGAGCGGCTGGCCCGCCGAGCGAGGTAA